In a single window of the Thermus amyloliquefaciens genome:
- a CDS encoding tyrosine-type recombinase/integrase — translation MYNAPMAADHPQPVVWKTLGIRKPDKALAELAPYAEYLLLERGYSPRGVRRYLQDLAFWFRFLEAQALPPGPEAVRTLLLQERWAPRRVQGFLAALRSYYRYLAQVRGEPVPDPTEGIGRPKAGRRLPLHPSPEELRRFLEAFQEAKEARLLAALARFLYGTGLRISEALSLKGRNLVLEKGVPVAVRVVGKGNKERLVPLSKTAREALQELGPPQGNVPIFTFSQGKRKGRVPSARYVEAQFREAALRAGLDPRRFTPHKLRHAYATLLVERGVELDAVKDLLGHESIATTQIYLHASRERLKEAASRLPEL, via the coding sequence ATGTATAATGCCCCCATGGCCGCAGACCACCCCCAGCCCGTTGTTTGGAAAACCCTCGGCATTAGAAAGCCCGATAAGGCCCTTGCAGAGCTAGCCCCCTACGCGGAGTACCTGCTCCTGGAGCGGGGCTACTCCCCCCGGGGGGTGCGCCGGTACCTGCAGGACCTGGCCTTCTGGTTCCGCTTCCTCGAGGCCCAAGCCCTTCCCCCAGGCCCCGAGGCGGTGCGAACCCTCCTGCTCCAGGAGCGCTGGGCACCCAGGCGGGTGCAAGGCTTCCTGGCGGCCCTCAGGAGCTACTACCGCTACCTGGCCCAGGTGCGGGGCGAGCCGGTGCCGGACCCCACGGAGGGCATCGGCCGGCCCAAGGCGGGGCGCCGACTGCCCTTGCACCCAAGCCCCGAGGAACTCAGGCGCTTCCTCGAGGCTTTTCAGGAGGCCAAGGAAGCCAGGCTCCTCGCCGCCTTGGCCCGCTTCCTGTACGGCACCGGCCTACGCATCTCCGAGGCCCTCTCCCTAAAGGGCCGCAACCTGGTCCTGGAAAAAGGGGTTCCCGTGGCGGTGCGGGTGGTGGGCAAGGGCAACAAGGAGCGCCTGGTGCCCCTTTCCAAGACGGCCCGGGAGGCCCTGCAGGAGCTGGGGCCGCCCCAGGGCAATGTGCCGATTTTCACTTTCTCCCAGGGGAAGCGGAAGGGGCGGGTACCTTCCGCCCGCTACGTGGAGGCCCAGTTCCGGGAGGCGGCCCTCAGGGCGGGCCTGGACCCCCGCCGCTTTACCCCCCATAAGCTCCGGCATGCCTACGCCACCCTGCTGGTGGAAAGGGGCGTGGAACTGGACGCGGTGAAGGACCTTCTCGGCCACGAGTCCATCGCCACCACCCAGATCTACCTGCACGCCTCCCGGGAAAGGCTCAAGGAGGCGGCCTCGAGGCTCCCCGAGCTCTGA
- a CDS encoding PIN domain-containing protein, giving the protein MGAGAVKRYWVDTSLILRLLTGEPPELAERALQVFAGAEGGGYRLRVHPLVVAEAFYTLVSFYRVPKEEAARALGELLERDGVEVEEAEVCRLALEEAGRGPLSFVDAFLLHRARLGGLATLDRALARRAREVLPQEPS; this is encoded by the coding sequence GTGGGCGCAGGAGCCGTGAAGCGTTACTGGGTGGACACGAGCCTTATTTTGCGGCTCCTCACCGGGGAACCCCCGGAGCTGGCGGAGAGGGCCTTGCAGGTTTTCGCTGGGGCCGAGGGGGGAGGCTACCGCCTAAGGGTGCACCCCCTGGTGGTGGCGGAGGCCTTTTACACCTTGGTTTCCTTCTATCGGGTGCCGAAGGAGGAGGCGGCTCGGGCGCTTGGGGAGCTTCTGGAAAGGGACGGGGTGGAGGTGGAGGAGGCGGAGGTGTGCCGCTTGGCCCTCGAGGAGGCGGGGCGCGGCCCCTTGAGCTTCGTGGACGCCTTTCTGCTTCACCGGGCGCGCCTAGGGGGCCTGGCCACCTTGGACCGGGCCCTGGCCCGTAGGGCGCGGGAGGTGCTGCCCCAGGAGCCCTCCTGA
- a CDS encoding AbrB/MazE/SpoVT family DNA-binding domain-containing protein, whose translation MVKSKISSKGQITLPKRVREALGVGPGDEVAFEVREGEVVLRLRKRVSLRDLLGRFRGRVAYPGEEGERKAREEAWAQEP comes from the coding sequence ATGGTAAAGAGCAAAATCAGCAGTAAAGGACAGATCACCCTGCCAAAGCGGGTGCGGGAAGCCCTGGGGGTGGGCCCAGGGGATGAGGTGGCCTTTGAGGTAAGGGAGGGAGAGGTGGTGCTACGGCTGCGCAAACGGGTTTCCCTGCGGGACCTCTTGGGGCGCTTCCGGGGCCGGGTGGCCTACCCTGGGGAGGAAGGGGAGCGGAAGGCGCGGGAGGAGGCGTGGGCGCAGGAGCCGTGA
- a CDS encoding TetR/AcrR family transcriptional regulator yields MERREQILTVAGHLFSQRGYHATSMRELAKHLNLQGGSLYAHIASKEELLLEVVRQAAKRFLGVLEGLEGDPVSKLKGLVRGHLEVIAQELPRATVFFHEWKHLSPPLLEEAKALRRRYEEGVQAVIQEGMEQGVFRVENLRLATLFVLSALNWTYQWYRADGPLSLEELSEAYATLILRALGVEAKEEEGGGNG; encoded by the coding sequence ATGGAGCGCCGGGAACAGATCCTCACCGTGGCTGGCCACCTCTTCAGCCAGCGGGGCTACCACGCCACCAGCATGCGGGAGCTGGCCAAGCACCTTAACCTCCAGGGGGGAAGCCTCTACGCCCACATCGCCTCCAAGGAGGAGCTCCTCCTGGAGGTGGTGCGGCAGGCGGCCAAGCGCTTCCTTGGGGTCCTGGAGGGACTGGAGGGCGATCCCGTGTCCAAGCTGAAGGGCCTGGTGCGGGGCCACCTGGAGGTCATCGCCCAGGAGCTCCCCCGGGCCACGGTCTTCTTCCACGAGTGGAAACACCTCTCCCCTCCCCTTCTGGAGGAGGCCAAGGCCCTGAGGCGCCGCTACGAGGAGGGGGTGCAGGCGGTGATCCAAGAAGGGATGGAACAAGGGGTCTTCCGCGTGGAAAACCTGCGCCTGGCCACCCTCTTCGTCCTTTCCGCCCTGAACTGGACCTACCAGTGGTACCGGGCGGATGGGCCCCTTTCCCTGGAAGAACTTTCGGAAGCCTACGCCACCCTCATCCTGAGGGCGCTCGGCGTGGAGGCCAAAGAGGAGGAAGGAGGCGGCAATGGTTAG
- the paaA gene encoding 1,2-phenylacetyl-CoA epoxidase subunit PaaA — MVRLRIGYPEDPDYGERLAEFEARIARGEKLEPGDWMPAEYRRQLIRMISQHAHSEWVGMLPEGAWIPRAPSIRRKLILLAKVQDEAGHGQYLYHAAETLGVTREEMVEALLSGRAKYSNIFNYPTLTWADVGIIGWLVDGMAIKNQTMLAQCSYGPYSRAMVRICAEETFHHKQGKEAVLLYAKGSRKQRQMVQDALNRWWWPTLMMAGPHDTDSPHTPLLLRWGIKTKTNDQVRQEFLNEHVPELLDAGLIPPDPDLRYDEKTGNWIHGPIPWDEFWKVIQGEGPMNRHRLEARRRAHEEGRWVREALEAHGRRRLAQAAD; from the coding sequence ATGGTTAGGCTTAGGATCGGCTACCCTGAGGACCCCGACTACGGGGAAAGGCTTGCGGAGTTTGAGGCCCGCATCGCCCGGGGCGAGAAGCTCGAGCCCGGGGACTGGATGCCCGCCGAGTACCGGCGCCAGCTCATCCGGATGATCTCCCAGCACGCCCATAGCGAGTGGGTGGGCATGCTGCCCGAAGGGGCCTGGATCCCCCGGGCCCCCTCCATCAGGCGGAAGCTCATCCTGCTGGCCAAGGTCCAGGACGAGGCGGGCCACGGCCAGTACCTCTACCACGCCGCCGAGACCTTAGGGGTGACCCGGGAGGAGATGGTGGAGGCCCTCCTCTCGGGGCGGGCCAAGTACTCCAACATCTTCAACTACCCCACCCTCACCTGGGCGGACGTGGGCATCATCGGCTGGCTGGTGGACGGGATGGCCATCAAGAACCAGACCATGCTGGCCCAGTGCTCCTACGGGCCCTACTCCAGGGCCATGGTGCGCATCTGCGCCGAGGAGACCTTCCACCACAAGCAGGGCAAGGAGGCGGTCCTCCTCTACGCCAAGGGCTCCAGGAAGCAACGCCAGATGGTGCAAGACGCCCTGAACCGTTGGTGGTGGCCCACCCTGATGATGGCCGGCCCCCACGACACCGACTCCCCCCACACCCCCCTTCTCCTCCGCTGGGGCATCAAGACCAAGACCAACGACCAGGTGCGCCAAGAGTTTTTAAACGAGCACGTGCCGGAGCTTTTAGACGCGGGCCTCATCCCTCCAGACCCCGACCTCCGCTACGACGAGAAGACGGGCAACTGGATCCACGGCCCCATCCCCTGGGACGAGTTCTGGAAGGTGATCCAGGGCGAAGGCCCCATGAACCGGCACCGCCTCGAGGCCCGGCGGAGGGCCCACGAGGAAGGGCGCTGGGTGCGGGAAGCCCTGGAGGCCCACGGAAGGCGCCGCCTGGCCCAGGCCGCGGATTAG
- a CDS encoding phenylacetic acid degradation protein — MWGTEWPRYEVMKQDTPRSPVQMVGSVHAADPEHALLVARHVFVRRPAAYALFVAPAEAFFHITQEALKDPGGLSPEEGPEEAYWVFAKRSHRRSMVYGDLLGRFLAKGPADAIAQALLQGQGVAFWAVPERLVVGTESTEEVVESWFAPAKEKTYRLQSYYGLITAKGVEDA, encoded by the coding sequence ATGTGGGGAACCGAATGGCCCCGGTATGAGGTGATGAAGCAGGACACCCCCAGGTCCCCCGTGCAAATGGTGGGCTCGGTGCACGCCGCAGACCCCGAGCACGCCCTCCTCGTAGCCCGGCACGTCTTCGTCCGCCGCCCCGCCGCCTACGCCCTCTTCGTGGCCCCGGCGGAGGCCTTCTTCCACATCACCCAGGAGGCCCTCAAGGACCCCGGGGGGCTGAGCCCCGAGGAGGGACCCGAGGAGGCCTACTGGGTCTTCGCCAAACGGAGCCACCGCCGGAGCATGGTCTACGGGGACCTCCTGGGCCGGTTCCTGGCCAAGGGCCCGGCGGACGCCATCGCCCAAGCCCTCCTCCAGGGGCAAGGGGTAGCCTTCTGGGCGGTGCCCGAGCGGCTGGTGGTGGGCACCGAGTCCACGGAGGAGGTGGTGGAAAGCTGGTTCGCCCCGGCCAAGGAGAAGACCTACCGCCTGCAGAGCTACTACGGGCTCATCACCGCCAAGGGGGTGGAGGATGCTTGA
- the paaC gene encoding 1,2-phenylacetyl-CoA epoxidase subunit PaaC, translating to MLEAYLKDALVARLTALADDEVILAQRLSEWVGHAPILEEDIAIANLAQDELGHAKIWLELRQELDGADPDRLVYFRDPLEFQNAVLVELPKGDWAFTMVRQYLFDAYENLWLKEATQSAYPPLAEAAARILKEERFHLRHSALWVERLGQGTEESHRRAQAALETLFPYARQLFQPLPEEEALVEAGVVPAPKALEGPYLEEVTAHLERSGLTPPKGGYVPKSRQEHTEYLWSLLAEMQSVARWDPEAKAW from the coding sequence ATGCTTGAGGCCTACCTTAAGGACGCCCTGGTGGCCCGGCTCACCGCCTTGGCCGACGACGAGGTGATCCTGGCCCAGCGGCTTTCCGAGTGGGTGGGGCACGCCCCCATCCTCGAGGAGGACATCGCCATCGCCAACCTGGCCCAGGACGAGCTGGGCCACGCCAAGATCTGGCTGGAGCTTCGGCAGGAGCTGGACGGCGCGGATCCCGACCGCCTGGTCTACTTCCGCGACCCCCTTGAGTTCCAAAACGCCGTTCTGGTGGAGCTTCCCAAGGGGGACTGGGCCTTCACCATGGTGCGGCAGTACCTCTTTGACGCCTACGAGAACCTCTGGCTCAAGGAGGCCACCCAAAGCGCCTATCCCCCCCTGGCCGAGGCCGCGGCCCGCATCCTCAAGGAGGAGCGGTTCCACCTCAGGCACAGCGCCCTCTGGGTGGAGCGCCTGGGCCAGGGAACCGAGGAGAGCCACCGCCGGGCGCAGGCGGCCCTGGAGACCCTCTTCCCCTACGCCCGCCAGCTCTTCCAGCCCCTCCCCGAGGAGGAGGCCCTGGTGGAGGCGGGGGTGGTGCCGGCCCCGAAGGCCCTCGAGGGGCCCTACCTGGAGGAGGTAACCGCCCATCTGGAGCGCTCCGGGCTCACGCCCCCCAAGGGGGGGTACGTGCCCAAAAGCCGCCAGGAGCACACGGAATACCTCTGGTCCCTCCTGGCGGAGATGCAGTCCGTGGCCCGCTGGGACCCGG